A portion of the Adhaeribacter radiodurans genome contains these proteins:
- a CDS encoding S8 family peptidase encodes MTLKHFALTGFIAVTTFSQIAQADTGHRELRKKYQKSFVADSVALKAPNNWFNLDFANDKVLGVSTEKAYQHLQNRTSRTVVVAIIDSGVDVKHEDLQGIIWVNPKEVAGNGVDDDKNGYVDDVNGWSFLGNKNGQNVKDDTYEVTRQYARLRKEFENKKKIKRKQKEEYAQYQKIKADYEKEVKEAQAQAADFQKFYDTFKQAESIVQKHLGVTDFTPSQVEAINSTDMRVMKSKALLQYAYENNLVAEIKNAAEHFDYVLKFGLNPDFDPRSIVGDNYEDINDKFYGNNDVIGPDADHGTHVAGIVAANRRNNLGVKGVADNVKIMVVRAVPNGDERDKDVANAIYYAVNNGAQVINMSFGKSYTSNKEAVDAAMKYAESKGVLLVHGAGNDGENLDQATNYPSRTLKNGQTLQNWLEIGATAWENNEKFVANFSNYGKQSVDVFAPGVDIYSLGPNQIYQEHSGTSMASPVTAGVAALLFSYFPELTAVQVRDIILKSSLKYSNLEVVKPGLDKKVETGLVPFGSLSITGGIVNAYEAVKMAEQLSAQK; translated from the coding sequence ATGACTTTAAAACATTTTGCTTTAACCGGTTTTATAGCCGTTACAACCTTTTCCCAAATTGCCCAAGCCGATACTGGCCACCGCGAACTTCGCAAAAAATACCAAAAATCTTTTGTTGCTGATTCAGTAGCTTTAAAAGCTCCGAATAATTGGTTTAATCTGGATTTTGCGAATGATAAAGTTTTAGGGGTAAGTACCGAAAAAGCCTACCAACACTTGCAAAACCGTACTTCCCGCACAGTGGTTGTTGCCATTATAGATTCAGGCGTAGATGTTAAACACGAAGATTTACAAGGCATTATTTGGGTAAACCCTAAAGAAGTGGCTGGTAATGGAGTGGATGATGATAAAAATGGCTACGTAGATGATGTAAATGGCTGGAGTTTTTTAGGTAACAAAAATGGCCAGAACGTAAAAGACGATACCTACGAAGTTACCCGGCAGTATGCCCGTTTGCGCAAAGAGTTTGAAAATAAGAAAAAGATTAAGCGCAAACAAAAAGAAGAATACGCCCAGTACCAAAAAATAAAAGCCGACTACGAAAAAGAGGTAAAAGAAGCGCAAGCGCAGGCCGCCGATTTTCAAAAGTTCTATGATACGTTTAAACAAGCTGAATCTATTGTGCAGAAGCACTTAGGCGTAACCGATTTTACACCCAGCCAGGTTGAAGCAATTAACTCCACGGATATGCGGGTAATGAAATCGAAAGCTTTGTTACAGTACGCTTACGAAAACAACTTAGTGGCAGAAATTAAAAATGCAGCCGAGCACTTTGATTATGTATTAAAATTTGGTTTAAATCCTGATTTTGATCCTCGGTCCATTGTAGGAGACAATTACGAAGATATCAATGATAAATTTTATGGCAACAACGATGTAATTGGTCCGGATGCCGACCATGGAACCCACGTGGCCGGTATTGTAGCCGCTAACCGACGCAACAACTTAGGAGTTAAAGGGGTAGCCGATAATGTTAAAATTATGGTGGTGCGGGCTGTTCCTAATGGAGATGAGCGGGACAAAGATGTGGCTAATGCTATTTATTACGCAGTAAATAACGGGGCTCAGGTAATTAACATGAGTTTTGGTAAATCTTACACCTCTAATAAAGAAGCCGTAGATGCGGCCATGAAGTACGCCGAAAGCAAAGGTGTATTATTGGTGCATGGTGCGGGTAATGACGGCGAAAATCTGGACCAGGCCACTAACTACCCATCCCGTACCCTGAAAAATGGACAAACGTTACAAAACTGGTTGGAAATAGGAGCTACAGCTTGGGAAAACAATGAAAAATTTGTCGCTAATTTCTCGAACTACGGCAAACAATCGGTAGATGTATTTGCCCCCGGCGTAGATATTTATTCCTTAGGGCCTAATCAAATTTACCAAGAGCATAGTGGTACCAGCATGGCTTCGCCAGTTACGGCCGGGGTGGCTGCCTTATTGTTTTCATACTTCCCGGAACTAACCGCAGTACAAGTGCGGGATATAATTTTGAAATCATCGCTTAAATACTCTAATCTGGAAGTAGTAAAACCTGGTTTAGATAAAAAAGTAGAAACGGGTCTGGTTCCTTTTGGCTCTTTGTCTATTACCGGTGGGATTGTAAATGCTTACGAGGCCGTTAAAATGGCTGAACAGCTTAGTGCCCAGAAATAA
- a CDS encoding type IX secretion system plug protein codes for MNRHQLFLFSVLFSSLYWATSCVPVEQTTATSGTTSGKSEYSGSTGLRYEDFVYDPTIKSVQFYVQTGNAEEVFNAPVVPITQTDPVMLEFDQLNTPQQRFTVKFVYCNIDWAEARLTQIQFIDEFNEFYITDALSSYNTKVPYFHYRFQLPRVKLPGNYLVVVSDRSGNPIITRRMMVYENRVTVAARSVLPVGTEERATNQQIDFNILYPDYPVVNPSQEIKVVLRQNGRWDNAKTNLRPSFVHDTQKRLEYTLFNGTNSFPGLKEYRGFDDRNLRGRGFNVETVSLEANPVEIKLYPEKNRSRDVYSQDVDINGKIVYENRRFGSTNTGDPDYVLVNFSLAAPDPVPGDVYVFGQLSDWKLDPEYKLTYVPAAQQYAGKILLKQGYYNYSFALQAANQPQKANEVYFEGSHFQTRNNYDVLVYYRPPGTRTDLLIGYQWLETNGTRR; via the coding sequence ATGAATAGACACCAACTTTTTTTATTTTCCGTTCTTTTTAGCTCTTTATATTGGGCAACTTCCTGTGTTCCTGTAGAGCAAACTACTGCTACCTCGGGTACTACTTCCGGTAAATCAGAATATTCCGGCTCTACTGGACTCCGCTACGAGGATTTTGTGTATGATCCAACCATAAAGTCGGTGCAGTTCTATGTACAAACCGGAAACGCCGAAGAAGTTTTTAATGCCCCGGTGGTTCCTATTACGCAGACAGACCCGGTTATGCTGGAGTTTGACCAGTTAAATACCCCCCAGCAACGGTTTACGGTTAAATTTGTTTACTGCAACATCGACTGGGCAGAGGCGCGCTTAACCCAGATTCAGTTTATTGATGAGTTTAATGAGTTTTATATTACTGACGCACTCTCTTCTTACAATACCAAAGTACCGTATTTCCATTACCGGTTTCAATTACCCCGCGTGAAATTGCCCGGTAATTACCTGGTAGTAGTCAGCGACCGGAGTGGTAATCCTATTATTACCCGCCGTATGATGGTCTACGAAAACAGGGTGACAGTCGCCGCCAGATCAGTTTTACCAGTAGGAACGGAGGAACGCGCCACTAATCAACAAATCGATTTTAATATACTATACCCCGACTACCCGGTGGTAAATCCATCTCAGGAAATTAAAGTAGTATTGCGCCAAAACGGACGGTGGGATAATGCCAAAACTAATTTGCGGCCCTCTTTCGTGCACGATACCCAAAAACGATTAGAATACACCTTGTTTAATGGTACTAACAGTTTTCCGGGGTTAAAAGAATACCGCGGTTTTGATGATCGCAATTTGCGCGGTCGGGGTTTTAATGTAGAAACCGTTAGCTTGGAAGCAAATCCTGTTGAAATAAAACTTTACCCGGAGAAAAACCGCTCCCGCGACGTTTATTCGCAGGATGTGGATATAAACGGAAAAATAGTTTACGAAAACCGGCGGTTTGGCAGCACCAATACCGGCGATCCGGATTATGTACTGGTTAATTTTTCCTTGGCTGCTCCCGATCCGGTACCCGGTGATGTTTATGTCTTTGGCCAATTGAGCGATTGGAAATTAGATCCGGAATATAAATTAACTTACGTGCCGGCTGCGCAACAGTACGCTGGTAAAATATTGTTAAAACAAGGTTATTATAATTATTCCTTTGCGCTGCAAGCGGCTAATCAGCCTCAAAAAGCTAACGAAGTTTATTTTGAAGGTAGCCATTTTCAAACCCGTAATAATTACGACGTACTCGTTTATTACCGCCCGCCGGGAACGCGTACCGATTTACTAATTGGCTATCAATGGCTTGAAACTAATGGTACCCGCCGTTAA